A single genomic interval of Microbacterium sp. LWO14-1.2 harbors:
- a CDS encoding DciA family protein has product MTDAATAPASDAPETVATYLRLRGLQPSAKNWKRKRRVVTDDDNAPFTPGRDPGSLGAVLDKLSRDSGWQTTLAREDLVRQWGDLAGADTAKHSEPVSLERGLLTVKCDSTAWAKNLQYMRGTILTEIGRRYPDAGVENLRFIGPDVPSWKWGPRVVPGRGPRDTYG; this is encoded by the coding sequence ATGACTGATGCGGCGACCGCTCCGGCATCCGACGCCCCCGAGACGGTCGCGACGTATCTGCGTCTGCGTGGGCTCCAGCCCAGCGCAAAGAACTGGAAGCGCAAGCGGCGCGTCGTCACCGACGACGACAACGCCCCCTTCACTCCCGGACGCGATCCCGGTTCGCTCGGAGCCGTGCTCGACAAGCTCAGCCGTGACTCGGGCTGGCAGACGACGCTCGCCCGGGAGGATCTGGTGCGGCAGTGGGGCGATCTCGCCGGCGCCGACACGGCGAAGCACTCCGAGCCCGTCTCGCTGGAACGCGGTCTGCTCACGGTCAAGTGCGACTCGACGGCCTGGGCGAAGAACCTCCAGTACATGCGCGGGACCATCCTCACGGAGATCGGGAGACGGTATCCGGATGCCGGGGTCGAGAACCTCCGCTTCATCGGACCGGACGTACCCTCTTGGAAATGGGGTCCCAGAGTCGTTCCAGGACGGGGCCCACGCGATACCTACGGGTAG
- the recF gene encoding DNA replication/repair protein RecF encodes MIVEHLSLVDFRNYATAELALHKGPNVLVGRNGQGKTNLAEAVVFLATLGSHRVSSDAPMVRDGKEYAIIRARLSHGERRVLAEVQLNRQGSNKARINGSPSKTSELPRYAHVVLFAPEDLQIVRGDPSSRRRFADQLLIQRTPRLSAVLADYDRVLKQRTALLKSARARGIRGDALSTLDVWDDKLVALGSEIIAARQRLASDLQQPVSDAYTAIAGADHQPQLEWALSIRGGDPEEGEAATLIDDDGSLSLAKCAEMFRASLLAKRTQELDRGLTLTGPHRDDLILRVRGLPVKGYASHGESWSVALALRLASAELLRSESPAGDPVLILDDVFAELDADRRQRLASLTAGYEQVVVTAAVEEDIPEVLHAHVVRITAGTISDERDAAPGEDAPAAPETGEEADDD; translated from the coding sequence GTGATCGTGGAGCATCTGAGTCTGGTGGATTTCCGCAATTACGCGACCGCCGAGCTCGCTCTCCACAAGGGCCCCAACGTCTTGGTCGGCCGGAACGGCCAGGGCAAGACCAACCTCGCCGAGGCCGTCGTCTTCCTCGCCACACTCGGATCGCACCGGGTGTCGTCCGACGCCCCCATGGTGCGCGACGGCAAGGAGTACGCGATCATCCGCGCGCGACTCTCCCACGGAGAGCGTCGCGTGCTCGCCGAGGTGCAGCTCAACCGGCAGGGGTCCAACAAGGCCCGCATCAACGGCTCCCCCTCGAAGACGAGCGAGCTTCCCCGCTACGCGCACGTCGTGCTGTTCGCCCCGGAAGATCTGCAGATCGTGCGCGGAGATCCCTCGTCCCGCCGCCGCTTCGCGGATCAGCTCCTCATCCAGCGCACGCCTCGGCTCTCAGCCGTGCTCGCCGACTACGATCGGGTGCTCAAGCAGCGCACCGCCCTGCTCAAATCCGCCCGCGCCCGGGGAATCCGAGGTGACGCGCTGAGCACGCTCGACGTGTGGGACGACAAGCTCGTCGCACTGGGATCCGAGATCATCGCCGCGCGCCAGCGGCTGGCCTCCGATCTGCAGCAGCCGGTGAGCGACGCCTACACCGCGATCGCCGGCGCCGACCACCAGCCGCAGCTCGAATGGGCACTCTCCATCAGGGGCGGAGACCCCGAAGAGGGCGAGGCGGCGACGCTCATCGACGATGACGGATCGCTGAGCCTCGCGAAGTGCGCCGAGATGTTCCGGGCGTCGCTGCTCGCGAAGCGCACCCAGGAGCTGGACCGCGGTCTCACGCTCACCGGGCCGCATCGCGACGACCTGATCCTGCGGGTTCGCGGTCTTCCGGTGAAGGGCTACGCGTCGCACGGGGAATCCTGGTCGGTCGCGCTCGCGCTCCGGCTCGCCTCAGCCGAGCTGCTCCGCAGCGAATCCCCTGCCGGGGATCCCGTCCTGATCCTCGACGACGTGTTCGCCGAGCTCGACGCCGATCGTCGGCAGCGGCTGGCCTCGCTGACGGCCGGCTACGAACAGGTGGTCGTCACCGCCGCGGTGGAGGAGGATATCCCCGAGGTGCTGCATGCTCACGTGGTGCGGATCACGGCCGGCACCATCAGCGATGAAAGAGACGCCGCGCCCGGGGAGGACGCGCCCGCAGCACCCGAGACCGGAGAGGAGGCCGACGATGACTGA
- the dnaN gene encoding DNA polymerase III subunit beta, with amino-acid sequence MRFQVNRDVFSEAVSFVVKLLPQRNPQPILAGVLIEADDAGLTLSAFDYEASARTTIEATVETPGTILVHGRLLSDIASRLPNAPIEIAVEEDGGITVTCGSARFTLAAMPVEEYPSIPEVSGSSGVVPADDFGTAISQVGFAASRDDVTPVLTGVQLEVSGQSLSLVATDRYRVSLRDVPWDGETVESTALVPARTLLEVGKTFGHAGTIQVAFSGAGDREIIAFTAGNKTVTSLLIKGNFPPVRRLFPEQTDHYAVVNTADLVEAVRRVSLVLDRAAPLRFTFSSDSVTMDASGSEHARASESVDAILSGGDEVTLGLNPQYLIEALGAVKSEFVRVTFTSSDNANKLSPVLITSQTSVDQAGLDSFKYLLQPNLLLR; translated from the coding sequence GTGAGGTTTCAGGTCAACCGCGATGTCTTCAGCGAGGCTGTGTCCTTCGTCGTCAAGCTCCTGCCGCAGCGCAACCCGCAGCCGATCCTGGCCGGAGTGCTCATCGAGGCGGATGACGCGGGTCTGACCCTCTCGGCGTTCGACTACGAGGCATCGGCGCGCACGACCATCGAGGCGACGGTCGAGACGCCGGGCACGATCCTCGTGCACGGACGGCTGCTCTCCGACATCGCCAGCCGCCTCCCGAACGCTCCGATCGAGATCGCAGTCGAGGAGGACGGCGGCATCACCGTCACCTGCGGATCCGCGCGCTTCACCCTCGCTGCCATGCCCGTCGAGGAATATCCCTCGATCCCCGAGGTCTCCGGTTCCTCCGGCGTCGTCCCGGCCGATGACTTCGGCACCGCGATCTCGCAGGTCGGCTTCGCCGCGTCCCGCGACGACGTGACCCCCGTGCTCACCGGTGTGCAGCTCGAGGTCTCGGGTCAGAGCCTGAGCCTCGTGGCGACCGACCGCTACCGGGTGTCGCTGCGCGACGTGCCGTGGGACGGCGAGACCGTCGAGAGCACCGCCCTCGTCCCGGCGCGCACTCTGCTCGAGGTCGGCAAGACCTTCGGTCACGCAGGCACGATCCAGGTCGCGTTCTCGGGAGCGGGCGACCGCGAGATCATCGCGTTCACCGCCGGCAACAAGACCGTGACGTCGCTCCTGATCAAGGGCAACTTCCCGCCGGTGCGCCGTCTGTTCCCCGAGCAGACCGACCACTACGCGGTCGTGAACACCGCCGACCTCGTCGAGGCCGTCCGTCGTGTGTCGCTCGTGCTCGACCGCGCCGCCCCGCTGCGCTTCACGTTCTCGAGCGACAGCGTCACGATGGACGCGTCGGGCAGCGAGCACGCCAGGGCCTCCGAATCGGTCGACGCGATCCTCTCCGGAGGCGACGAGGTCACGCTCGGCCTCAACCCGCAGTACCTGATCGAGGCTCTCGGCGCGGTGAAGAGCGAGTTCGTGCGCGTGACGTTCACGTCGAGCGACAACGCCAACAAGCTCAGCCCGGTGCTGATCACGAGTCAGACCTCGGTCGACCAGGCCGGTCTGGACTCGTTCAAGTACCTGCTGCAGCCGAACCTGCTGCTCCGCTGA
- the dnaA gene encoding chromosomal replication initiator protein DnaA, with product MSSPAQPDVPIWTTVQELLEADDRVTPQLQGFLSLAVPAGVMAATLYLEVPNDLTAAQINKRLRLPIMEALSHIGDEVTSYRTVVNHELAEQPTAPIAVADFGRQEQVRIESPMEQAPTPMRHESRLNPKYTFDNFVIGQSNRFAHAAAVAVAEAPAKAYNPLFIYGDSGLGKTHLLHAIGDYAQSLYAGVKVRYVSSEEFTNDFINSIANNRGAAFQARYRDVDILLIDDIQFLQGRAETQEAFFHTFNTLHDHNKQVVITSDVAPKHLTGFEDRMRSRFEWGLITDVQAPDLETRIAILRKKAQSEALHIPDEVLEYIATVVSSNIRELEGALIRVSAFASLNRSALDISLAQTVLRDIVDTAEDNVISPTDIITATAQYFKLTVDDLYGSSRSQQIATARQIAMYLCRERTSLSLPKIGQLFGNRDHTTVMYAYKKISELMKERRSIYNQVTEITTQLGRR from the coding sequence ATGTCCTCACCAGCCCAGCCCGACGTTCCGATCTGGACCACGGTGCAGGAGCTGCTGGAGGCGGATGATCGCGTGACCCCCCAGCTGCAGGGCTTCCTCAGCCTCGCCGTGCCGGCCGGTGTGATGGCCGCGACGCTCTATCTCGAGGTGCCGAACGACCTCACGGCCGCGCAGATCAACAAGCGTCTGCGCCTGCCCATCATGGAGGCCCTGTCGCACATCGGCGACGAGGTCACCTCCTATCGCACCGTGGTGAACCACGAGCTGGCCGAGCAGCCGACCGCGCCGATCGCCGTCGCCGACTTCGGCCGTCAGGAGCAGGTGCGCATCGAGTCGCCCATGGAGCAGGCGCCCACGCCGATGCGCCACGAGTCGCGGTTGAACCCGAAGTACACCTTCGACAACTTCGTCATCGGTCAGTCCAACCGCTTCGCCCACGCCGCGGCGGTCGCCGTGGCCGAGGCGCCGGCGAAGGCCTACAACCCGCTCTTCATCTACGGTGACTCCGGGCTCGGCAAGACCCACCTCCTCCACGCGATCGGCGACTACGCGCAGTCCCTCTACGCGGGCGTCAAGGTGAGGTACGTCTCGAGCGAGGAGTTCACGAACGACTTCATCAACTCGATCGCCAACAACCGCGGCGCCGCGTTCCAGGCCCGCTATCGCGACGTCGACATCCTCCTCATCGACGACATCCAGTTCCTGCAGGGTCGTGCCGAGACGCAGGAGGCCTTCTTCCACACCTTCAACACTCTGCACGACCACAACAAGCAGGTCGTGATCACGAGTGACGTCGCCCCCAAGCACCTCACCGGCTTCGAGGACCGGATGCGGAGCCGCTTCGAGTGGGGCCTCATCACCGACGTGCAGGCACCGGACCTCGAGACCCGTATCGCGATCCTGCGCAAGAAGGCGCAGAGCGAGGCGCTGCACATCCCCGACGAGGTGTTGGAGTACATCGCGACCGTGGTGTCGTCGAACATCCGCGAACTAGAGGGCGCACTGATCCGCGTCTCGGCCTTCGCGAGCCTCAACCGCTCGGCGCTCGACATCTCGCTCGCGCAGACGGTGCTGCGCGACATCGTCGACACGGCGGAGGACAACGTCATCTCGCCGACCGACATCATCACGGCGACCGCTCAGTACTTCAAGCTGACGGTCGACGACCTCTACGGCTCGAGCCGCTCGCAGCAGATCGCGACCGCACGGCAGATCGCCATGTATCTGTGCCGCGAGCGCACGAGCCTGTCGCTGCCGAAGATCGGGCAGTTGTTCGGCAACCGCGATCACACGACCGTGATGTACGCCTATAAGAAGATCAGCGAGCTCATGAAGGAGCGTCGCTCGATCTACAACCAGGTCACCGAGATCACCACGCAGCTCGGTCGACGCTGA
- the rpmH gene encoding 50S ribosomal protein L34, with protein MSKRTFQPNNRRRAKKHGFRARMRTRAGRAILSARRAKGRTELSA; from the coding sequence ATGAGCAAGCGCACCTTCCAGCCCAACAACCGTCGTCGCGCCAAGAAGCACGGCTTCCGCGCCCGTATGCGCACCCGCGCCGGCCGCGCCATCCTCTCGGCCCGCCGTGCGAAGGGCCGCACCGAGCTCTCCGCGTAA
- the rnpA gene encoding ribonuclease P protein component has translation MLARPFRLTRGSDYRLVVRRGSRCGGARVVTSMLTTGESRAARFGFIISKQVGTAVVRNTVRRRLKAVCAEALARVPEGTDVVIRALPASASASYDELSADVNRCLGRLSAVRA, from the coding sequence GTGCTCGCCCGCCCGTTTCGTCTGACACGCGGGAGCGACTATCGACTGGTCGTTCGACGCGGATCGCGGTGTGGCGGGGCCCGGGTCGTCACCTCGATGCTGACGACCGGTGAGAGCAGAGCCGCGAGGTTCGGATTCATCATCAGCAAGCAGGTCGGCACCGCAGTGGTGCGCAATACCGTTCGGCGACGTTTGAAAGCCGTCTGTGCGGAGGCGCTCGCTCGGGTGCCAGAGGGCACGGATGTCGTCATCCGTGCCCTTCCTGCGTCTGCGTCCGCGAGCTACGACGAGCTCAGCGCCGACGTCAACCGCTGTCTCGGTCGGCTGTCCGCGGTGCGGGCATGA
- the yidD gene encoding membrane protein insertion efficiency factor YidD, producing the protein MTALPASSIGTAHLHSHDLVRSIPLIPRNLVLAFLTGYRKVISPLYGDVCAYYPSCSAYAVGAVQQHGAVKGALLSAWRILRCNPWTRGGVDDVRPHEHFRHDLTARGFVVPARKD; encoded by the coding sequence ATGACCGCCCTGCCGGCATCGTCCATCGGGACCGCCCACCTCCATTCGCACGACCTCGTGCGCAGCATCCCCCTCATCCCGCGGAATCTCGTGCTCGCATTCCTGACCGGGTACCGCAAGGTGATCTCGCCACTGTATGGAGATGTCTGTGCCTACTACCCCTCCTGTTCCGCTTACGCTGTAGGAGCGGTGCAACAGCACGGCGCGGTGAAGGGGGCTCTGCTCTCGGCATGGCGCATCCTCCGTTGCAATCCCTGGACTCGCGGTGGCGTCGATGACGTCCGTCCGCACGAACACTTCCGCCATGACCTGACCGCTCGCGGTTTCGTCGTCCCTGCCCGAAAGGATTGA